One window of the Sebastes umbrosus isolate fSebUmb1 chromosome 1, fSebUmb1.pri, whole genome shotgun sequence genome contains the following:
- the LOC119490605 gene encoding protein bicaudal D homolog 2-like has protein sequence MSTGQQEEYPDDAVLVTEAGPQWLRVEMERLTRELRETTHEKIQAAEYGLAVLEEKQQLKQRFDELETEHETVRHELDQLKEAFGQAYSAHRKVAADGESREESLMLESASKEALYQEKVLELQNELRQAKASLTSVQAENDRLSSIAVEMRENTELADLQRGQLRDDMREYKVRETRLLQDYSELEDENISLQKQVSVLRQNQVEFEGLKHEIHRLEEDSECLHSQLEEAMRLREIAERQLTEALETIKTEREQKATLRKELSHYMTIGGSMYNGSFNISIDNLKLHEDPSALTEPDNDDLIRGFENGLAKMDEDNRAAGNKRGESFKPAPSLVDDLLSELNISEIQKLKQQLVQMDREKVALINSLQENQKHLEQAYGTVSEQKETVNRLTENLTAMRKLQASKERQSALDSEKDRDSHDDGDYYELDINGPEILQCKYTVAVSEAGELRQELKTLRSQYSECRTQYEDERARLDSDVQELRSKLASLEKISQVDKAEVARLEKELRLVSEAAGESLGSLNVAQDELVAFSEELANLYNHVCMCNNETPNRVMLDYYKEGKAIVRKGNEGKEGKESSILLTNGLISETETGNSSSTTATPAPEHRPEPMNIYNLVAIVRDQIRHLQQAVDRTTGLSRQRLANLELGTVADKDNEACIGEILKLKSLLSTKREQIATLRAVLKANKQTAEGALANLKSKYQSEKAMVTETIMKLRNELKALKEDAATFSSLRAMFATRCDEYVTQLDDMQRQLGAAEDEKKTLNSLLRMAIQQKLALTQRLEDLEFDHEQARRSNATAVGGKGKTKVKGATSSHH, from the exons ATGTCTACGGGGCAGCAGGAGGAATACCCGGACGACGCGGTGCTGGTCACGGAGGCCGGGCCGCAGTGGCTCCGGGTCGAGATGGAGCGTCTCACCAGGGAGCTCCGTGAGACGACCCATGAGAAGATCCAGGCGGCGGAGTATGGGCTGGCGGTGCTGGAGGAGAAACAGCAGCTCAAGCAGCGATTCGATGAGTTGGAAACGGAACATGAGACGGTCCGACATGAGCTGGATCAGCTGAAGGAG GCCTTTGGACAAGCTTACTCAGCCCACAGGAAAGTGGCAGCAGATGGGGAAAGCAGGGAAGAGTCACTGATGCTGGAGTCTGCCAGTAAGGAAGCTCTCTACCAGGAGAAAGTCCTGGAGTTACAGAATGAGCTCCGACAGGCCAAAGCCTCCCTCACCAGCGTACAAGCTGAAAATGATCGCCTGTCGTCCATTGCCGTGGAGATGAGAGAG AATACAGAGCTAGCAGACCTGCAGCGAGGTCAGCTGCGTGATGACATGAGAGAGTACAAAGTGCGCGAGACTCGTCTGCTGCAGGACTACAGCGAGCTGGAGGATGAGAACATCTCTCTTCAGAAACAAGTGTCTGTGCTGAGACAGAACCAG GTGGAATTTGAAGGTCTAAAGCACGAGATCCACCGTCTGGAGGAGGACTCCGAGTGCCTCCACAGCCAGTTGGAGGAAGCCATGCGTCTGAGAGAAATCGCTGAGCGACAGCTGACGGAGGCCTTAGAAACGATTAAAACAGAGCGCGAGCAGAAGGCCACTCTTCGCAAGGAGCTCTCCCACTACATGACCATCGGCGGCTCTATGTACAACGGCTCTTTCAATATCTCCATCGACAACTTAAAACTCCACGAGGATCCTTCCGCCCTCACCGAGCCCGACAACGATGATCTTATCAGAGGCTTTGAAAACGGCTTGGCCAAGATGGATGAAGACAACAGAGCTGCTGGGAACAAGAGAGGAGAGTCTTTCAAGCCGGCTCCTAGcctggtggacgacctgctgaGTGAGCTCAACATCTCTGAGATCCAGAAACTTAAACAACAGCTTGTGCAG ATGGATCGAGAGAAAGTGGCTCTGATCAACTCTCTCCAGGAGAACCAGAAGCACCTGGAACAGGCCTATGGGACTGTGTCCGAGCAAAAGGAAACTGTCAACCGGCTGACTGAGAACCTCACTGCAATGAGAAAACTTCAGGCCAGCAAGGAGCGGCAGTCTGCCCTCGACAGTGAAAAAGACAGGGACAGCCACGATGACGGAGACTACTACGAGCTGGACATCAATGGACCTGAGATTCTGCAGTGTAAATACACTGTGGCGGTGTCTGAAGCCGGGGAGCTGAGGCAGGAGCTGAAGACTCTGAGGTCGCAGTACAGCGAGTGCCGAACCCAGTACGAAGACGAGCGAGCGCGGCTGGATAGCGACGTCCAGGAGTTGAGGTCAAAGTTGGCGTCCTTGGAGAAGATTAGCCAAGTGGATAAAGCAGAGGTGGCTCGTCTGGAGAAGGAGCTCCGTCTGGTCAGCGAGGCCGCAGGAGAATCACTCGGCAGCCTTAATGTGGCGCAAGATGAGCTCGTAGCTTTCAGTGAAGAGCTGGCCAATCTCTACAaccatgtgtgtatgtgcaacAATGAGACCCCTAACCGGGTCATGCTCGACTACTACAAGGAAGGCAAAGCCATCGTAAGAAAGGGGAATGAGGGGAAGGAGGGGAAGGAGTCTTCCATACTTCTCACTAATGGGCTGATCTCTGAGACTGAAACTGGAAATTCTAGCAGCACCACAGCTACACCAGCCCCAGAGCACCGGCCAGAACCCATGAACATCTATAACCTCGTAGCCATCGTCAGGGATCAGATCCGCCACCTGCAGCAGGCAGTGGACCGCACCACTGGGCTGTCACGTCAGAGACTTGCCAATCTGGAGCTGGGCACAGTGGCAGACAAGGACAATGAGGCTTGCATTGGAGAGATCCTCAAACTGAAGTCCCTGCTTAGCACCAAAAGGGAACAGATCGCCACTCTCAGAGCCGTGCTCAAGGCCAACAAACAG ACGGCTGAGGGTGCTCTGGCCAACCTGAAGAGTAAGTATCAAAGCGAGAAGGCCATGGTGACCGAGACGATAATGAAGCTCCGCAATGAGCTCAAGGCTCTGAAAGAGGACGCTGCAACGTTCTCCTCTCTTCGAGCCATGTTCGCTACAAG gtGTGATGAGTACGTGACCCAGCTGGACGACATGCAGAGGCAGCTGGGTGCTGCTGAGGATGAAAAGAAGACCCTGAATTCTCTGCTGCGTATGGCCATCCAGCAGAAACTGGCCTTAACCCAGCGCCTGGAGGACTTGGAGTTTGACCATGAGCAGGCGCGCCGCAGCAATGCCACAGCGGTCGGAGGCAAGGGCAAAACAAAGGTTAAGGGAGCCACTTCCAGCCATCAT TAA